From Brevundimonas vesicularis:
CGACAGCCCTTACATTCGTCATCCCCCAGCAAGCCGCGCCTTCGCGGCGCAGACCGGGGAACCCCGCGTCATCCTCCTGCCCGCGGAGCGGGACCGGGGAAGGCGCCGAAGGCGATGCGGCCGCCCCACGGTAATCAGCGAGTCCGCGACAGGTTCGCGCTCGCGCGCGCCGCTGGGTCCCCCGGTCGCTTCGCGCCGGAGGATGACGAAAGAGGAAAACCCCTCCACCGCTTCGCGGTCCCTCTCCCCGCCAAGCGGGGAGGAGACGTTGGTTCTACCCCTTCACGCGCCAGGTGGCGCCGTCGGGGCCGTCCATGACGACGACGTTCAGGGCGTTCAGGCGGTCGCGGATGCGGTCGGCCTCGGGCCAGTCCTTTGCGGCGCGGGCCTTGGCGCGTTGGTCCAGCAGAGCTTCGACCTCGGCCTTCAGGGCGGGATCGCCGCCCTCGAACCAGGCGTCCGGCGTCAGCGACAGAACGCCGAGCAGCCCGGCCGCTTCCTTCAGGCTCCAGCGGGCCATGGCGACATCGTTGATATCGGCCTCGGCGTCGTTCAGCAGCTCGCGCAGGGCGTTGCCCAGCCCGAACAGCTGGGCGATGGCGCCCGGCGTGTTGAGGTCGTCCTCAAGCGCGTCCAACACCGGATCCAGGGCGTTCTCGGCCAGCTCCATCTCGGCCTCGTCCAGCGTCGCCTCATCGAAGTCGGTCAGGGCCGTATCGGCGTCGCGCAGGACGCCATACAGCCGGTCCAGGTTCTTGCGGCTCTGTTCCAGAAGGCCCTGGTTCCAGTCCAGCGGCTGGCGGTAGTGGGCGCTCAGCAGGGCCCAGCGGACGACCTCGCCCGGCATGGCCTGGACCAGGTCGTGCAGCAGCAGGACGTTGCCGACAGACTTGGACATCTTCTCGGCATCCACGGTCAGAAAGCCGTTGTGCATCCAGTAGCGGGCGTATTCGTCATGGGCCTGATCGCCATGCGCATGGCCATGGGCGCAGACGCCCTGGGCGATCTCGTTCTCATGGTGAGGGAAGACCAGGTCGATGCCGCCGCCATGAATGTCGATGGGCAGGCCCAGGGTCTTTTCAATCATGGCCGAGCATTCGATGTGCCAGCCAGGACGCCCCTCGCCCCACGGCGACGGCCAGGACGGCTCGTCTGCCTTGGACGGCTTCCACAGAACGAAATCGTGGGGGTTCTTCTTGTAGGGCGCGACCTCGACGCGGGCGCCGGCGATCATGTCGTCCAGGTTCCGGCCCGACAGGGCGCCGTAGGCCTTGTAGGACGAGACGTCGAACAGGACGTGGCCCTCGGCCGCATAGGCGCAGCCGGCGTCGACGATGGCCTGGATCTGATCGACGATGGCCGGGATGTAGTCAGTGACGTGGGGCGCGATATCGGGCGGCGAGACGTTCAGCAGGCCCATGTCGGCCAGATAGGCGGCTTCGTAGCGGGCCGTGACTTCTCCGATCGGCACGCCCTCGCGCGCGGCCTTCTGATTGATCTTGTCGTCCACGTCGGTGACGTTGCGGGCGTAGATCACATGGTCCGCGCCATAGGTCCGGCGCAGCAGACGCACCAGGACGTCGAACACCACCGGCGGGCGCGCATTGCCGATGTGGGCGTAGTCATAGACCGTGGGGCCGCAGACATAGAGGGTCACACGATCCTTGTTTCGAGGCTCGAACAGGCGCTTTTCACGGCGCAGGGTGTCGTGGATGTGCAGCGGCATGGATCAGTCTTTAGCGGGTTTTCTTGCGGGACGGACGGTCTGTCCCATATAGCGGCCTGATATACAGTCCCGACGGATTGTAGAAGGTAAACCGGGCGACCCGCCCGCCCCGGCCGGAAATCGAGTTCATGAGCGTCACCCCCGCCAAGCCCGTCCTCGTCAGCGACGAAACCCCCAAGTCCGCTGAAGTTGCGCGCCCGTCGCGCGAACAGGCGCTGGAGGCCGTGCGCACCCTGATCGCCTGGGCTGGCGACAATCCGAACCGTCCCGGCCTGATCGACACGCCCAAGCGGGTGGTCGACGCCTATGGCGAATGGTTCGACGGCTATGACGCCGATGCGGGCAAGGAGCTGAGCCGCACCTTCGAGGACGTGACCGGTTATGACGACATGGTCATCCTGCGCGACATCGAGGTGGAGAGCCACTGCGAGCACCACCTGGCCCCGTTCCTGGGCAAGGCCTATGTCGCCTATCTGCCCGGTGAGAAGGTGGTCGGCATCTCCAAGCTGGCGCGGGTCGTCGAGATCTATGCGCGGCGCCTGCAGAACCAGGAAACCCTGACCAACGACATCATCGACGCCATCGAATCGCACCTTCAGCCGCGCGGGGTGGCGGTGCTGGTCGACGCCGAGCACCAGTGCATGACCACGCGCGGCGTGCATCATCGGCACGTTTCGACCATCACGACCCGCTTCACCGGCGCCTTCAAGGACGATCCTACCTTGGCGGACCGCTTTTTGAAGCTGGCCAAGGCCTGAACGCCGAACCGTCGTCCCTCTGTCGTGTATAATTGACGTTCCGGAACGGCAGATCGTTTAGAACCGCTTTACAAGCCCGCATCGGGACGCCAAGAACCGATCAAGCCTTCGGGCGATCCATAGGGAAATGTCGGCGCGGAACGCAGCCGGCGAGTAACGGAGACGAGCATGGCTGCGAAGATCGGCGGTTCCGGTGGGGACAAGCACACGATCGAACAGACGGCGGATATCAACATCACGCCGTTCATCGACATTCTGCTGGTGCTCATGATCATCTTCATGGTCGCCGCACCGATGGCGACCGTGTCGATCCGTCTGGACCTGCCGCCCGCACAGCCGCCGGCGCCGAACGATATCCAGAAGGAACCGGTGTACATCACCATCCAGGAAAACGGTCAGCTGTTCCTGTCGGACAAGCAAACCTCGATCGACAACCTGGCCACTGACGTCTGCACCGCCCTGGGCGGCGGCGCCTGCCAGGAAGAGCGCGTCTTCGTCCGCGCCCAGCCGGAAGTGAAGTACTCGCAGTTCATGGAAGTCATGAACAAGATGCAGGAGAACGGCTTCTTCAAAGTCGGCCTGCTGAACGAAGACATCGAATAGGACCATCGTCCTTTCCAGGATTTGGGCCGCGTTCCGAAAGGGACGCGGCCTTTTTCTTTGCCGCAAGGCTTGCCGGATCGACCGGCTGCACCCTTGATGCCGCAT
This genomic window contains:
- the folE gene encoding GTP cyclohydrolase I FolE, whose product is MSVTPAKPVLVSDETPKSAEVARPSREQALEAVRTLIAWAGDNPNRPGLIDTPKRVVDAYGEWFDGYDADAGKELSRTFEDVTGYDDMVILRDIEVESHCEHHLAPFLGKAYVAYLPGEKVVGISKLARVVEIYARRLQNQETLTNDIIDAIESHLQPRGVAVLVDAEHQCMTTRGVHHRHVSTITTRFTGAFKDDPTLADRFLKLAKA
- the cysS gene encoding cysteine--tRNA ligase, which codes for MPLHIHDTLRREKRLFEPRNKDRVTLYVCGPTVYDYAHIGNARPPVVFDVLVRLLRRTYGADHVIYARNVTDVDDKINQKAAREGVPIGEVTARYEAAYLADMGLLNVSPPDIAPHVTDYIPAIVDQIQAIVDAGCAYAAEGHVLFDVSSYKAYGALSGRNLDDMIAGARVEVAPYKKNPHDFVLWKPSKADEPSWPSPWGEGRPGWHIECSAMIEKTLGLPIDIHGGGIDLVFPHHENEIAQGVCAHGHAHGDQAHDEYARYWMHNGFLTVDAEKMSKSVGNVLLLHDLVQAMPGEVVRWALLSAHYRQPLDWNQGLLEQSRKNLDRLYGVLRDADTALTDFDEATLDEAEMELAENALDPVLDALEDDLNTPGAIAQLFGLGNALRELLNDAEADINDVAMARWSLKEAAGLLGVLSLTPDAWFEGGDPALKAEVEALLDQRAKARAAKDWPEADRIRDRLNALNVVVMDGPDGATWRVKG
- a CDS encoding biopolymer transporter ExbD; translation: MAAKIGGSGGDKHTIEQTADINITPFIDILLVLMIIFMVAAPMATVSIRLDLPPAQPPAPNDIQKEPVYITIQENGQLFLSDKQTSIDNLATDVCTALGGGACQEERVFVRAQPEVKYSQFMEVMNKMQENGFFKVGLLNEDIE